One Pyrococcus furiosus DSM 3638 genomic region harbors:
- a CDS encoding Hsp20/alpha crystallin family protein has protein sequence MVRRIRRWDIWDPFDLIREIQEEIDAMFDEFFSRPRLWTYRRWSEPAMYEERVGEVWREPFVDIFDNGDEFVITAELPGVRKEDIKVRVTEDTVYIEATVKREKELEREGAVRIERYFTGYRRAIRLPEEVIPEKAKAKYNNGVLEIRVPKKHPTKKESEGFEVKVE, from the coding sequence ATGGTGAGGAGAATAAGAAGATGGGACATATGGGATCCATTCGACCTAATAAGGGAAATACAAGAGGAAATTGATGCAATGTTCGATGAATTCTTCAGCAGGCCAAGGCTCTGGACTTACAGAAGGTGGAGCGAGCCAGCAATGTATGAGGAGAGAGTAGGAGAAGTCTGGAGAGAGCCATTCGTTGATATCTTTGACAACGGAGATGAGTTTGTAATCACGGCAGAGCTTCCAGGAGTGAGAAAAGAAGACATCAAAGTGAGGGTTACAGAGGATACAGTATACATTGAGGCCACAGTTAAGAGGGAGAAAGAATTAGAAAGAGAAGGAGCAGTGAGAATAGAGAGATACTTTACAGGGTATAGAAGAGCCATCAGGCTTCCAGAAGAAGTTATTCCAGAGAAGGCAAAGGCCAAGTACAACAACGGAGTGCTTGAGATCAGAGTTCCAAAGAAGCACCCAACAAAGAAGGAGAGTGAAGGATTCGAAGTTAAAGTTGAATAG
- a CDS encoding CDC48 family AAA ATPase, producing the protein MSEKKKEVKLKVASAYQRDVGRGIVRIDRETMRELGISPGDVVEIIGTKNTAAIAWPAYPEDEGLGIIRMDGTIRKNAGVGLGDEVIVRKADVKEARKVVLAPTEPIRFGRDFIEWLHERLIGRPVVRGDYIKVGVLGQELTFVVTTTQPAGVVQITEFTDFDVSERPVKEVEKRITTGVTYEDIGGLKDVIEKIREMIELPLKHPELFEKLGIEPPKGVLLYGPPGTGKTLLAKAVANEANAYFIAINGPEIMSKYYGESEERLREVFREAEENAPAIIFIDEIDAIAPKREEVTGEVEKRVVAQLLTLMDGLKSRGKVIVIGATNRPDAIDPALRRPGRFDREIEIGIPDKQGRKEILQIHTRGMPIEPDFRKDDVLKILEELRGEEKFKDVIDRAIDQVSKAKEEEIQQVLKRISQDLYEEVKARLIDKLLEELAEVTYGFVGADLAALAREAAMAALRRLIREGKIDFEAETIPREVLEELKVTRRDFYEALKMVEPSALREVLIEIPNVHWDDIGGLEEVKQQLREAVEWPLKYPEAFRAFGITPPKGILLYGPPGTGKTLLAKAVATESQANFIAIRGPEVLSKWVGESEKRIREIFRKARQAAPAIIFIDEIDAIAPTRGTDVNRVTDRIINQLLTEMDGIVENSGVVVIGATNRPDIIDPALLRPGRFDRLILVPAPDEKARLEIFKVHTRGMPLADDVDLKELARRTEGYTGADIAAVCREAALNAMRRALEQGIIKEGMKADEIRKVAKVTMKDFEEALKKIGPSVSKETMEYYLKVQEKFKQARG; encoded by the coding sequence ATGAGTGAGAAGAAGAAGGAAGTTAAGCTTAAGGTTGCCTCTGCTTATCAGAGAGATGTTGGTAGGGGCATAGTAAGAATAGACAGGGAAACGATGAGAGAGCTAGGAATATCACCAGGAGATGTTGTTGAGATCATAGGAACTAAGAATACAGCAGCAATAGCTTGGCCAGCATACCCCGAAGACGAGGGGCTTGGAATTATCAGAATGGATGGTACAATAAGAAAGAATGCTGGAGTTGGACTTGGCGATGAAGTAATTGTAAGAAAAGCTGACGTTAAAGAGGCTAGAAAAGTAGTATTGGCTCCAACAGAGCCAATAAGATTTGGAAGGGACTTCATTGAATGGCTACACGAAAGGTTAATTGGAAGGCCAGTAGTTAGAGGAGACTACATTAAGGTAGGTGTTCTTGGTCAGGAGCTAACTTTTGTAGTAACAACAACTCAGCCAGCTGGAGTTGTTCAGATTACAGAATTTACAGACTTTGATGTCAGTGAAAGACCTGTAAAAGAAGTAGAGAAAAGAATAACAACAGGAGTTACTTACGAAGACATTGGTGGTCTAAAAGATGTAATAGAGAAGATAAGAGAGATGATAGAGCTTCCACTAAAGCACCCAGAGCTATTCGAGAAGCTTGGTATTGAGCCTCCGAAGGGTGTTTTGTTGTATGGTCCTCCTGGGACTGGTAAGACTTTGCTGGCTAAGGCTGTTGCCAATGAGGCTAATGCTTACTTCATTGCAATTAATGGTCCGGAAATAATGAGCAAGTACTATGGAGAGAGCGAAGAAAGACTAAGAGAAGTGTTTAGAGAGGCAGAAGAAAATGCACCAGCAATAATCTTCATTGATGAGATTGATGCAATTGCTCCAAAGAGAGAAGAAGTTACTGGAGAAGTAGAGAAGAGAGTTGTTGCTCAGTTATTGACCTTAATGGATGGATTAAAGAGCAGAGGAAAGGTCATAGTCATAGGTGCCACAAACAGGCCAGATGCCATTGATCCAGCCTTGAGAAGGCCTGGAAGGTTTGACAGAGAAATAGAAATAGGCATTCCAGACAAGCAGGGTAGGAAGGAAATCCTCCAAATCCACACAAGAGGAATGCCAATAGAGCCAGACTTTAGGAAGGATGATGTTCTAAAGATTCTCGAAGAGCTAAGAGGGGAGGAGAAGTTCAAGGATGTTATTGACAGGGCAATAGATCAGGTCAGCAAGGCTAAAGAAGAAGAAATTCAGCAAGTGCTCAAAAGAATAAGCCAAGATCTATATGAAGAGGTTAAAGCAAGACTTATTGACAAGCTATTAGAGGAGCTGGCTGAGGTTACTTATGGATTCGTTGGTGCTGACTTGGCCGCATTGGCAAGAGAGGCAGCAATGGCAGCACTGAGGAGGCTCATAAGAGAGGGTAAGATAGACTTTGAAGCAGAAACGATACCAAGAGAGGTCTTAGAAGAGCTTAAGGTAACTAGGAGGGATTTCTATGAGGCTTTGAAGATGGTGGAGCCTTCTGCTCTTAGGGAGGTTCTCATTGAGATTCCAAACGTCCACTGGGACGATATCGGAGGACTAGAAGAAGTAAAACAACAACTAAGAGAAGCAGTAGAATGGCCACTCAAATACCCAGAGGCCTTCAGGGCATTTGGAATAACTCCGCCTAAGGGGATTTTGTTGTATGGTCCTCCTGGGACTGGTAAGACTTTGCTGGCTAAGGCTGTTGCTACTGAGAGTCAGGCTAATTTTATTGCCATTCGTGGGCCTGAGGTTTTGAGTAAGTGGGTTGGTGAGAGTGAGAAGAGGATTAGGGAAATCTTCAGAAAAGCCAGACAAGCAGCCCCAGCAATAATCTTCATAGACGAAATCGACGCAATCGCACCAACAAGAGGAACTGATGTCAATAGAGTAACCGACAGAATAATCAACCAGCTACTGACAGAAATGGATGGTATAGTGGAGAATAGTGGTGTTGTGGTTATTGGTGCTACTAATAGGCCGGATATTATTGATCCGGCTTTGTTGAGGCCTGGGCGTTTTGATAGGCTTATTTTAGTTCCAGCTCCTGATGAGAAGGCTAGGCTTGAGATTTTCAAGGTTCACACTAGGGGCATGCCATTGGCTGATGACGTTGACTTGAAAGAGTTGGCCAGGAGGACTGAAGGTTACACTGGTGCAGACATAGCAGCAGTCTGCCGAGAAGCAGCACTAAATGCCATGAGAAGGGCCCTTGAGCAAGGAATAATCAAGGAAGGCATGAAAGCTGACGAAATAAGGAAAGTGGCTAAGGTAACAATGAAGGACTTTGAAGAGGCATTAAAGAAGATTGGACCTTCAGTAAGTAAAGAAACCATGGAATACTACCTCAAAGTCCAAGAGAAGTTCAAGCAGGCCAGAGGCTGA
- a CDS encoding lysylphosphatidylglycerol synthase transmembrane domain-containing protein, whose amino-acid sequence MKKKRLFSLIAFLISLAYLYKSIDLKELPSAISEANYFYLTVAFLLSILTVLLGALRWYLVMRMVQNTSFRRTLQAFISGYYLMAVLPPTLGHITKVKLVGGDYFLALSSLAFGIAIEIIIVLSFALILFGFTKLGLFGLGIIILAFVYDKIFHRAALIVFKLWENLGLKKVPNLLKNWWQRLYLGWKKAKESKLTFVSTFLISFAVIILQVFGLVFVGKAFLLDIPIKKAFYAFIMSVVFASLSGIPSGVGANEFGILVGIGSSTKAALTAFIYKFIFQYQYSIIGAFVFYKLLSGGNESSSS is encoded by the coding sequence ATGAAAAAGAAAAGATTGTTTAGTCTTATAGCGTTCTTGATTTCTCTGGCGTATCTTTACAAAAGTATAGATCTAAAGGAGCTTCCAAGCGCAATAAGTGAGGCCAACTATTTCTATCTAACAGTAGCTTTTCTATTGTCGATTCTCACAGTATTGCTAGGAGCTCTTAGATGGTATCTAGTTATGAGAATGGTTCAGAACACCAGTTTCAGGAGAACTCTTCAAGCCTTTATAAGTGGATACTACCTCATGGCAGTTTTGCCTCCAACATTGGGACATATAACAAAGGTAAAACTTGTTGGAGGGGATTATTTTCTAGCTCTTTCTTCTCTTGCGTTTGGAATTGCAATTGAGATAATTATCGTTCTCTCATTTGCCTTGATCTTGTTTGGGTTCACAAAATTAGGACTTTTTGGTTTGGGTATAATCATTCTCGCCTTTGTCTACGACAAAATATTCCACAGGGCAGCCCTTATAGTTTTTAAACTTTGGGAAAACCTGGGGCTCAAGAAAGTTCCCAATCTCTTAAAAAACTGGTGGCAAAGGCTTTATCTTGGGTGGAAAAAAGCAAAGGAAAGTAAACTAACATTTGTATCAACTTTTTTAATTTCATTTGCAGTAATAATTCTCCAAGTTTTTGGCTTGGTCTTTGTAGGAAAAGCATTTTTACTGGATATACCAATCAAGAAGGCATTCTATGCTTTTATAATGAGCGTTGTTTTTGCCTCTCTAAGTGGGATCCCTTCTGGAGTTGGGGCTAACGAATTTGGAATTCTTGTAGGAATTGGCTCTTCTACAAAGGCTGCTCTAACTGCCTTCATCTACAAATTCATATTCCAATACCAGTACTCAATAATTGGCGCATTTGTATTCTATAAACTTCTGAGTGGTGGAAATGAAAGTAGCTCTAGTTAG